Within Deltaproteobacteria bacterium, the genomic segment CTTTGGGTCACCACGAAGCATGAAAAAGAGAATATCGAATATCGAATATCGAATCATGAATGTTGAAGGAGCGTTTCTTTTAAATTCCGAAATCCGAAATCCGAAATCCGAAATTGGAATCTATTTCCGTATTAATGAGGCAACAGGGGGAGTTCGATTTCCCCTTCTGCAATGGAGGGCGGATAAACAATTTTACGATTACCTTCTTTGGTCCATTGGATAACACAGGCCAGGGCTTCCGCATTCGGATCTTCTCCGAAAATTACCTGATGCCCCTGATGGAATTGAATCCGCCCCATGGTGCCTACCCGGTTAGTCTTTTCTATAGCCTGAACAA encodes:
- a CDS encoding amino acid ABC transporter substrate-binding protein, producing VQAIEKTNRVGTMGRIQFHQGHQVIFGEDPNAEALACVIQWTKEGNRKIVYPPSIAEGEIELPLLPH